From one Triticum urartu cultivar G1812 chromosome 3, Tu2.1, whole genome shotgun sequence genomic stretch:
- the LOC125544493 gene encoding protein PLASTID MOVEMENT IMPAIRED 2-like, translating into MEAAMDGGSVRATMSIFGESIGGRKADKNRAQENLSSEMKQRAKSDMDKLNERKASVDNERAGAESELSRARAMAKELERQIDQTKAKATSQRSGLQATWTRKNGAEEAQYAEVSQELERVKRELRKLKLEVKSAAEAKAKAESDVVATVCKIQSNLQAADEMKRRVDEANEEHVLVELARIEAERERRELEAQHVAEAERFAREIEAARSKVKEARREVSRARELEAKLEATNADVEVLQGEMELVRAMEKHHVPNDGAAEDTTRQKKGEAQDRALLQAAEAELSMAKNELESIKAGAFQFMTSMDRTRTEIMGVVQEIDRLKAQEKNADAQVQQLNAKLLKARAQMEAVTAADERSKAIVSNLTAAMQQLHAETEAASKEEELTMLEKRCVLAEADNVAAEMATAEERIRQSVKELEAAKASEASAMKKLKAAVESTMQARASAAPRRQGTITVSRFEYEYLSGRAALVRVVADKKVAAAQAWVQALKASEKEVAMRAEAAEREMREMGPREAQVASEAEKTAGEQKALEQELYDLNATAESVGLQCAYPRRRSSRVSATSKRSKGRRSSVSAANWNPKSPSFTIKRKKKMMPSLLKLIKEKRGGSDKSTN; encoded by the coding sequence AACCTGTCCTCTGAAATGAAGCAACGAGCGAAATCCGACATGGACAAGCTGAACGAGCGGAAGGCGTCAGTGGATAACGAGCGAGCCGGCGCCGAGTCGGAGCTATCGAGAGCACGAGCCATGGCCAAGGAGCTGGAGCGCCAAATCGACCAGACCAAGGCCAAGGCGACGTCCCAGAGGTCAGGGCTGCAAGCAACGTGGACACGAAAGAATGGCGCCGAGGAGGCCCAGTACGCGGAGGTGTCGCAAGAGCTGGAGCGCGTCAAGAGGGAGCTCCGCAAGCTGAAACTGGAGGTGAAGTCCGCGGCGGAGGCCAAGGCCAAGGCCGAGAGCGACGTCGTGGCGACGGTGTGCAAGATCCAGTCCAACCTGCAGGCCGCCGACGAGATGAAGCGGCGCGTGGATGAGGCGAACGAGGAGCACGTCCTGGTGGAGCTCGCGCGCATCGAGGCCGAGCGGGAGCGCCGCGAGCTGGAGGCCCAGCACGTCGCCGAGGCAGAGCGGTTCGCCCGGGAGATCGAGGCCGCGAGGTCCAAGGTGAAGGAGGCGCGCAGGGAGGTGAGCCGCGCGAGGGAGCTGGAGGCGAAGCTGGAAGCCACGAACGCCGACGTGGAGGTCCTGCAGGGCGAGATGGAGCTGGTGCGCGCCATGGAGAAGCACCACGTCCCGAACGATGGGGCGGCGGAGGATACCACGAGACAGAAGAAAGGAGAGGCGCAGGACAGGgcgttgctgcaggccgcggAGGCCGAGCTGTCCATGGCGAAGAACGAGCTGGAGAGCATCAAGGCGGGGGCGTTCCAGTTCATGACCTCCATGGACCGCACCCGGACCGAGATCATGGGGGTCGTCCAGGAGATCGACCGGCTCAAGGCGCAGGAGAAGAACGCGGACGCGCAGGTGCAGCAGCTGAACGCGAAGCTCCTCAAGGCGAGGGCCCAGATGGAGGCCGTCACGGCCGCCGACGAGAGGTCCAAGGCCATCGTGTCGAACCTCACGGCGGCGATGCAGCAGCTGCATGccgagaccgaggcggcgagcaAGGAGGAGGAGCTGACCATGCTGGAGAAGCGGTGCGTGCTAGCAGAGGCCGACAACGTCGCCGCGGAGATGGCCACGGCCGAGGAGCGGATCAGGCAGTCGGTGAAGGAGCTGGAGGCGGCGAAGGCGTCCGAGGCGTCGGCAATGAAGAAGCTCAAGGCTGCCGTGGAGAGCACAATGCAGGCCAGGGCGTCGGCGGCGCCCCGGCGGCAGGGGACTATAACCGTCTCGCGGTTCGAGTACGAGTACCTGAGCGGGCGCGCGGCGCTGGTCCGGGTGGTGGCCGACAAGAAGGTGGCCGCGGCGCAGGCGTGGGTGCAGGCGCTCAAGGCCAGCGAGAAGGAGGTGGCGATGCGGGCCGAGGCGGCGGAGCGGGAGATGAGGGAGATGGGCCCCAGGGAGGCGCAGGTGGCGTCGGAGGCGGAGAAGACGGCGGGCGAGCAGAAGGCGCTGGAGCAGGAGCTGTACGACCTGAACGCGACGGCGGAGAGTGTGGGCCTGCAGTGCGCGTACCCGCGGCGGAGGTCGAGCAGGGTGTCGGCGACGTCGAAGAGGTCGAAGGGTCGGCGGTCGTCGGTGTCCGCGGCGAACTGGAACCCCAAGTCGCCGTCGTTCACCatcaagaggaagaagaagatgatgccCAGCCTCCTGAAGCTCATCAAGGAGAAGAGAGGCGGCAGCGACAAGAGCACCAACTGA